One Microbacter margulisiae genomic window carries:
- the queC gene encoding 7-cyano-7-deazaguanine synthase QueC, whose amino-acid sequence MNALLIYSGGMDSTTLLYQYQKEIQLAVSFHYGSKHNDREIVYAEQNCKDFGIEHITIRLDFMNQYFRSDLLQTGGAIPEGHYADENMKQTIVPFRNGIMLSIAVGLAESRELDTVLLGNHFGDHAIYPDCRRSFIDAFAEAAHAGTVKGISVVSPYCDLTKREIALIGKSIHVNFANTYSCYNGREKHCGKCGTCIERKEALEGFDPTEYEA is encoded by the coding sequence ATGAATGCCTTATTGATCTATTCGGGAGGAATGGACAGTACTACGCTTTTATACCAATATCAAAAAGAAATACAACTTGCTGTATCTTTTCATTATGGGTCTAAACACAATGATCGGGAAATTGTTTACGCTGAACAAAATTGTAAAGATTTCGGAATCGAACATATTACGATTCGGCTTGATTTTATGAATCAATACTTCAGAAGTGATTTATTGCAAACCGGAGGTGCAATTCCCGAAGGCCATTATGCTGATGAGAATATGAAGCAGACCATTGTCCCGTTTCGCAATGGTATAATGTTAAGTATTGCAGTTGGCCTGGCAGAGAGCAGGGAACTTGACACGGTTCTTTTGGGAAATCATTTTGGAGATCACGCTATTTATCCTGATTGTCGTCGTTCATTTATCGACGCTTTTGCCGAAGCCGCACACGCAGGAACCGTAAAAGGTATTTCAGTTGTTTCTCCATATTGTGATTTGACGAAACGGGAGATTGCCTTAATCGGCAAATCAATTCATGTTAATTTTGCCAATACCTATTCATGTTATAACGGACGGGAAAAACACTGCGGAAAATGTGGTACGTGTATCGAACGGAAAGAGGCTCTTGAAGGCTTTGATCCCACAGAATACGAAGCCTGA
- a CDS encoding sulfite exporter TauE/SafE family protein: MHIDLTTVEIGMLVLGFITGILSGFFGIGGGVVLVPTLIAIFGFPILNANAISLAAMLLPVSILGVVAFYKAGYIDIKNALWISLGLMGGSYFGAYFAVNINSALLTKLYAAFLLYISIEYLDIPSYFKKKKSIETEKAPTADYTPRNKSAWAFILLGIMAGILAGMFGKGGGIVIVPALVKLFRYHPKAAAATSLAALQLPVGLPSVIVYAHSGHLNFLYAGLIAIGIVFGAFFGSIVAVKLPTSIFKKAFAIFLLIVAIDIVSKYL, from the coding sequence ATGCACATTGATTTAACCACTGTAGAAATCGGCATGTTAGTGTTGGGTTTTATTACAGGCATTCTTTCCGGCTTTTTCGGTATCGGGGGAGGAGTTGTTTTGGTACCTACCCTAATCGCCATTTTCGGATTCCCCATTCTAAATGCAAACGCTATCTCATTAGCAGCCATGTTATTACCCGTTAGCATATTAGGTGTAGTTGCTTTTTATAAAGCAGGTTACATTGATATTAAGAATGCGCTGTGGATTTCGCTGGGTCTTATGGGAGGATCTTACTTTGGCGCGTATTTTGCTGTCAATATCAACAGTGCCCTCCTGACCAAATTATACGCAGCTTTCCTCCTCTATATCAGCATCGAATATTTGGACATTCCCTCTTATTTCAAGAAGAAGAAATCAATAGAAACAGAAAAAGCCCCCACTGCTGACTATACGCCACGAAACAAATCTGCCTGGGCATTTATCTTATTAGGTATCATGGCAGGAATTCTGGCAGGTATGTTTGGCAAAGGTGGAGGTATTGTTATTGTCCCTGCACTGGTAAAGCTTTTCCGTTATCACCCAAAAGCTGCGGCTGCAACATCATTAGCGGCACTTCAATTACCTGTCGGGCTTCCCAGTGTAATTGTGTATGCCCACAGCGGCCACCTGAATTTCCTTTATGCAGGGTTAATTGCTATTGGTATTGTTTTTGGCGCTTTTTTCGGATCGATTGTTGCTGTAAAACTGCCAACTTCAATTTTCAAAAAGGCATTTGCCATTTTCTTATTAATAGTGGCGATTGACATTGTTTCCAAATACTTATAA
- the tyrS gene encoding tyrosine--tRNA ligase, whose translation MNFIEELKWRGMIHDMMPGVEEVLATQMGVGYVGIDPTADSLHIGHLVGVMMLKHFQRCGHKPLALVGGATGMIGDPSGKSQERNLLSEDTLRHNQEAIKQQLARFLDFDSDAPNAAELVNNYDWMKDISFLDFIRDVGKHITVNYMMAKDSVKKRLNSETADGMSFTEFTYQLVQGYDFLYLYQHKNCCLQMGGSDQWGNITTGTELIRRKASGEAFALTCPLITKADGGKFGKTESGNVWLDRRYTSPYKFYQFWLNVSDADAEKYVKIFTFLSQEEIAGLTRQQAEAPHLRPLQKALAREITIMVHSEADYIAAVEASNILFGNSTSEQLKKLDEETFLAVFDGVPQFDVPAMLLSEGVKAIDLLVEKCQIFPSKGEMRKLITGGGVSVNKEKLAEPDRIVTSEDLLSNRYLLIQKGKKNYYLIVVK comes from the coding sequence ATGAATTTTATCGAAGAACTGAAATGGAGGGGCATGATCCACGATATGATGCCAGGAGTGGAAGAGGTACTTGCAACACAAATGGGAGTAGGTTATGTAGGCATTGATCCTACAGCCGATTCGTTACATATCGGGCACCTCGTTGGCGTTATGATGTTAAAGCATTTTCAACGCTGTGGCCACAAACCACTAGCTTTGGTTGGTGGTGCAACTGGGATGATCGGCGACCCTTCAGGAAAATCACAGGAACGCAATTTGTTAAGTGAAGATACGTTACGCCATAATCAGGAGGCCATCAAACAACAATTGGCACGTTTCCTTGACTTTGATTCTGATGCCCCTAATGCAGCAGAATTGGTCAATAATTATGACTGGATGAAAGACATCTCTTTCCTTGATTTTATTCGCGATGTGGGTAAGCACATTACCGTAAATTATATGATGGCAAAAGATTCTGTCAAGAAACGACTGAATAGTGAAACCGCTGATGGAATGTCTTTCACAGAATTTACATATCAATTGGTTCAGGGATATGATTTCCTGTATCTATACCAGCATAAAAATTGTTGTTTGCAAATGGGAGGTTCTGATCAATGGGGAAATATTACGACTGGCACTGAACTGATTCGCCGGAAAGCAAGCGGTGAGGCTTTTGCTCTTACTTGCCCATTGATTACAAAAGCCGATGGCGGCAAATTTGGGAAAACCGAATCTGGAAACGTCTGGTTGGATAGGCGTTATACTTCCCCCTATAAGTTTTATCAGTTTTGGCTTAATGTGAGTGATGCTGATGCTGAAAAATATGTCAAGATATTTACTTTTCTTTCTCAGGAAGAAATTGCCGGGTTGACCAGACAGCAAGCTGAAGCTCCACATTTACGCCCTCTGCAAAAAGCATTAGCTCGCGAAATAACAATCATGGTGCATTCTGAAGCAGACTATATAGCTGCCGTTGAGGCTTCGAATATCTTGTTTGGAAACTCAACTTCCGAACAATTGAAAAAGCTTGATGAAGAAACTTTCTTGGCAGTTTTTGATGGAGTACCTCAGTTTGATGTGCCTGCGATGCTGTTGTCCGAAGGCGTCAAAGCAATTGATTTATTAGTTGAAAAGTGCCAGATTTTTCCTTCAAAAGGAGAAATGCGTAAGCTGATAACTGGTGGCGGAGTGTCTGTAAACAAAGAAAAACTCGCGGAGCCAGATCGTATTGTTACTTCGGAAGACTTACTGAGTAATCGTTACTTATTAATCCAAAAAGGCAAAAAGAATTATTATCTGATTGTTGTTAAATAG
- the lpdA gene encoding dihydrolipoyl dehydrogenase has translation MYDLGIIGGGPAGYTAAERAAAQDLKVILFEEKKIGGVCLNEGCIPTKALLQSAHVIETIHHADKYGISVNAEPTFNLEQIIQRKNHIVHKMQAGVRAKLRHNFITVIEGHAAIKGRQGELLNVSCNDEIHEVKNLLIATGSREFMPSIPGIESASVVTHRDLLNLTTPINELVIIGGGYIGIEFADYFSSLNTKVTIVELKDTILEGTDRELTDILRVEYEKRGITFYLNAQVTQIEGNEVIFTQDKEIKRVSGDKILVSVGRVPNLEGFGLEVLDIEAYRKGIRVNNQMQTSEPNVYAAGDVTGFSKLAHAAYREADVVVNTIKGIYDPMNFQSIPGCIFSNPEIATVGLTEEALKMAWMPHRIVKIPMTYSGRFEIENGGFAGLCKLILGDSDEILGVHIIGNMATEIIVSATMAINNRFSAKQWAKNIFPHPSVSEIFREALYKA, from the coding sequence ATGTATGATTTAGGAATTATTGGAGGAGGTCCGGCAGGCTATACAGCCGCTGAACGTGCAGCTGCACAAGATTTAAAAGTTATACTTTTTGAAGAGAAAAAAATCGGAGGTGTATGTTTAAACGAAGGCTGCATCCCTACCAAAGCTCTTTTACAAAGTGCACACGTGATAGAAACCATTCATCACGCTGATAAATATGGCATTTCTGTAAATGCAGAACCAACATTTAATTTAGAACAAATCATTCAACGCAAGAATCACATCGTGCATAAAATGCAAGCAGGTGTTCGGGCAAAATTAAGACACAACTTCATTACAGTAATAGAAGGACATGCTGCCATCAAAGGGAGGCAAGGTGAGCTTCTTAATGTTTCTTGTAACGATGAGATTCATGAAGTTAAAAATTTATTAATTGCTACAGGCTCCAGAGAATTTATGCCTTCAATTCCTGGTATCGAATCAGCGTCCGTGGTAACACATCGTGACTTATTAAATTTAACAACACCGATCAATGAATTAGTGATTATTGGTGGCGGATATATTGGAATCGAATTTGCTGATTACTTTAGCAGCCTGAATACCAAGGTTACAATTGTTGAATTAAAAGATACTATATTAGAAGGTACCGACCGAGAGTTAACCGATATTCTACGTGTTGAATATGAGAAAAGAGGCATTACTTTCTATCTAAATGCACAGGTGACCCAGATAGAAGGTAACGAAGTGATTTTTACTCAAGACAAAGAAATCAAGCGCGTCAGCGGAGATAAAATATTAGTTTCGGTTGGCCGGGTGCCAAATTTAGAAGGATTTGGATTAGAAGTACTTGATATAGAAGCATATCGCAAAGGCATACGAGTCAACAATCAGATGCAAACTTCGGAGCCAAACGTATATGCAGCCGGAGATGTAACAGGGTTTTCAAAATTAGCCCATGCCGCATACCGAGAAGCAGACGTGGTTGTAAATACAATCAAAGGGATATATGATCCCATGAATTTCCAATCTATTCCGGGTTGTATTTTTTCCAATCCAGAAATTGCTACAGTAGGATTAACCGAAGAAGCTTTGAAAATGGCATGGATGCCTCACCGGATTGTTAAGATTCCAATGACATATTCAGGACGTTTTGAAATTGAAAACGGAGGGTTTGCCGGGCTTTGCAAATTAATTCTTGGAGACAGTGATGAGATTCTGGGAGTTCATATTATTGGAAATATGGCAACCGAAATCATTGTTTCTGCAACAATGGCTATCAACAACAGATTCAGTGCAAAACAATGGGCAAAGAACATATTCCCTCACCCATCTGTCAGTGAAATTTTCCGCGAAGCACTTTACAAAGCATAA
- a CDS encoding ABC transporter ATP-binding protein yields MIEVVNLNKTFEENHVLKDVSATFLPGKTNLIIGKSGSGKTVLLKCIIGLHNIDSGQILYNKQNLPEMNPRDTKLLRQKVGMLFQGSALFDSISVLENVLFPLEMFSSMSKSEQVKRAEFCLERVNIDPSAFSLFPAEISGGMQKRVAIARAIVLNPLYLFCDEPNSGLDPQTSRLIDKLIHDITIEYKMTTIINTHDMNSVIEIGENVIYIDNGEKAWQGENKDIFSTENKNLNDFLFASKLTQSN; encoded by the coding sequence ATGATCGAAGTTGTCAACTTAAATAAAACTTTCGAAGAAAATCATGTACTCAAAGATGTTTCAGCCACTTTCCTGCCAGGCAAAACAAACCTCATTATCGGAAAAAGTGGTTCGGGAAAAACAGTTTTATTAAAATGTATCATAGGATTGCATAATATTGATTCAGGGCAAATACTATACAATAAACAGAATTTGCCAGAGATGAATCCTCGCGACACAAAACTCCTTCGTCAAAAAGTGGGTATGCTTTTTCAAGGATCTGCCCTTTTCGATTCCATATCAGTTTTGGAAAATGTTCTTTTCCCTCTGGAAATGTTTTCTTCCATGAGTAAATCAGAACAAGTAAAAAGAGCCGAATTTTGTTTGGAAAGGGTGAATATTGATCCATCCGCTTTTTCTTTGTTCCCTGCTGAAATCAGTGGTGGGATGCAAAAACGGGTTGCAATAGCCCGCGCCATTGTATTGAATCCATTATATCTTTTCTGCGACGAGCCCAATTCCGGCCTTGATCCCCAAACTTCACGATTAATAGACAAACTGATACACGACATCACCATAGAGTATAAAATGACTACTATTATTAACACCCACGACATGAACTCTGTCATCGAAATAGGTGAAAATGTGATATATATTGATAACGGAGAAAAAGCCTGGCAAGGTGAGAACAAAGATATCTTCAGTACTGAGAATAAAAATCTGAATGATTTTTTGTTTGCATCTAAACTAACACAATCTAATTAA
- a CDS encoding proton-conducting transporter membrane subunit, translating into MNPVALILSVVFIVLVFIPFTKKRTTQTLLIACEFFIFCFSGFFAIEALTGQSTSYILIGSIVTGNIPIVIDPLAAWFILLINFTFLTGSIYGNSYMKAYADRKHQLSLHWISYLLSHIGLLAVCVVQHMLIFLFVWEIMALSSFIMVIFESEKSQTIKAGINYLIQSHIGILLLTIGFGWVYVETGSWSFDAIKLFGQTGSLLEAFGLMLLFFAGFSFKAGFVPFHTWLPQAHPAAPAHVSGVMSGVLIKIGIYGILRMLLLLPNNTIEIGIVILIISIITGIYGVMLAIVQHNLKTLLAYHSIENIGIIGIGIGVGCLGLGLGNEPMAAIGFAGALLHTLNHSLFKSVLFYGAGNVYQATHSVNIESFGGLIKRMPHTAFLFLIASLAISGLPPFNGFISEFLIYSGLINGWSHGTFIYILIFAFAVFGLSLIGGLAILCFTKAFGTIFLGSPRQTFAQEPQESSRMALIPMYIIIALIIAIGVFPSIFVKALWLPVQQFTGNMHENAFTFSPSLLSIAQQIGIASLIFMALTGFIWFIRYQLTKRQTVTCAETWGCGYIAPTPKMQYTASSFVRTYRKLAEPILLFQKHKKEVSGIFPHEAFHSIHSLDRVEMYLIHMPLKRMRFWLNRFSFLQNGSLQFYILYGLLFIIILIAVPSLEYLYHILAHFLNIL; encoded by the coding sequence ATGAATCCTGTTGCACTGATTCTTTCCGTTGTTTTTATTGTTTTGGTGTTTATACCTTTTACAAAAAAAAGGACGACACAAACCCTACTAATAGCCTGTGAGTTTTTTATTTTTTGCTTCAGTGGTTTCTTTGCAATAGAAGCTTTAACCGGACAATCAACCTCATATATTCTGATCGGATCAATCGTTACTGGCAATATTCCTATTGTTATTGATCCTTTAGCTGCCTGGTTTATCCTACTGATCAATTTTACTTTTCTTACAGGCTCCATTTACGGAAACAGTTACATGAAGGCTTACGCAGATCGCAAACACCAACTTTCATTACACTGGATCAGTTACTTATTGTCACATATAGGATTGTTGGCTGTCTGCGTGGTACAACACATGCTGATATTTTTGTTCGTCTGGGAAATTATGGCGCTCAGTTCATTTATCATGGTGATTTTTGAAAGTGAAAAATCACAAACCATAAAAGCCGGAATCAATTATTTAATACAATCCCACATTGGCATTTTACTCCTGACTATTGGCTTCGGATGGGTATATGTAGAAACAGGCTCATGGTCGTTTGACGCTATTAAACTTTTCGGGCAAACCGGATCACTGCTTGAAGCATTTGGGCTAATGCTATTGTTTTTTGCTGGATTTTCATTCAAAGCCGGTTTTGTGCCTTTTCATACTTGGCTGCCACAGGCACATCCTGCTGCTCCTGCACATGTATCGGGAGTGATGTCAGGAGTATTAATCAAAATTGGGATTTATGGTATTTTGCGTATGTTGTTATTATTGCCGAATAACACGATTGAGATTGGTATCGTCATTCTTATTATATCCATAATTACAGGAATTTATGGTGTCATGCTGGCCATTGTACAACATAATCTGAAGACACTTTTAGCATACCATAGCATTGAGAATATAGGCATTATCGGGATTGGGATCGGAGTCGGCTGTTTAGGGTTGGGCTTAGGAAATGAACCTATGGCAGCTATTGGATTCGCAGGGGCACTATTACATACGCTTAACCATTCATTATTTAAGTCAGTACTGTTTTACGGTGCAGGCAATGTATATCAAGCCACTCACAGTGTTAATATTGAATCATTTGGAGGATTAATTAAACGAATGCCTCATACCGCTTTCCTTTTTCTGATTGCATCGTTGGCCATTAGCGGACTGCCACCGTTTAACGGATTCATCTCAGAATTTCTGATTTATTCCGGATTAATCAACGGATGGAGTCACGGCACATTTATTTATATCCTTATTTTTGCTTTTGCGGTTTTTGGACTTTCATTAATAGGCGGACTAGCAATTCTGTGTTTCACCAAGGCCTTCGGTACAATTTTCTTAGGATCTCCCCGCCAAACATTCGCCCAAGAACCTCAGGAAAGTTCTCGTATGGCATTAATTCCAATGTATATCATTATCGCATTGATCATCGCCATAGGTGTTTTCCCAAGTATTTTTGTAAAGGCTCTGTGGTTACCGGTACAACAATTCACAGGAAATATGCATGAAAATGCTTTTACCTTTTCGCCTTCGTTACTTAGCATTGCACAACAAATAGGAATTGCATCGCTTATATTTATGGCGTTAACAGGTTTTATATGGTTTATCCGTTATCAATTAACGAAAAGACAAACCGTCACTTGTGCGGAAACCTGGGGATGTGGTTATATTGCTCCTACCCCGAAGATGCAATACACAGCAAGCTCATTTGTAAGAACCTACCGAAAATTAGCTGAACCCATATTGCTCTTTCAAAAGCACAAAAAGGAAGTTTCGGGCATTTTCCCTCATGAAGCTTTTCATTCAATACATTCATTAGACAGGGTCGAAATGTATCTGATTCATATGCCATTGAAAAGAATGCGGTTCTGGCTAAATCGATTTTCATTTTTACAAAACGGCAGCCTACAATTCTATATTTTATATGGATTGTTGTTTATCATTATATTGATTGCAGTTCCTTCGCTGGAATATCTTTATCATATTCTGGCTCACTTTTTAAATATCCTTTAA
- a CDS encoding respiratory chain complex I subunit 1 family protein: MISFIVIIVTSLFISGIIVRTKSICSGRKGSGIMQPMRDILKLWKKGSVYSHTSSWIFRIAPTVYFSSILMAAAALPLGGHCGLFSFDGDFVFFAYVLATGKFFNIIAALDTGSSFEGMGASREALFSMLAEPAFFLLMGSLSLLTGYTSFNAIFQALHFGSYITYALTAIATFILLMLAMIENSRMPIDDPKTHLELTMIHEVMILDNSGFDLGLIFQATNFKFVIYGALIANMFLGNLPLYDAIPMFLGIQVVFGICIGLIESFMARYRMTHNAQFVLILSSLSLLVLFGVLMLLNKFNS; encoded by the coding sequence ATGATTAGCTTCATTGTTATCATTGTTACAAGCCTGTTTATTTCAGGTATTATTGTCCGTACTAAAAGCATTTGCTCGGGACGTAAAGGTTCAGGTATTATGCAGCCCATGAGAGATATTCTTAAATTATGGAAAAAAGGATCTGTTTACAGCCATACATCCAGTTGGATTTTTCGTATTGCTCCAACCGTTTATTTTTCATCTATACTAATGGCTGCAGCCGCTTTACCTTTGGGAGGACATTGTGGGCTGTTTTCATTTGATGGTGATTTTGTGTTTTTTGCCTATGTGTTAGCCACCGGGAAATTTTTTAATATTATTGCCGCATTAGATACCGGTAGCAGTTTTGAAGGCATGGGGGCAAGCCGCGAGGCTCTATTCTCAATGCTTGCAGAACCCGCTTTCTTTCTATTAATGGGGTCGTTAAGCCTCTTAACAGGCTATACCTCCTTCAATGCTATTTTTCAAGCATTGCATTTCGGCTCTTACATTACGTATGCGCTAACTGCCATTGCTACCTTTATTCTGCTTATGCTTGCCATGATTGAAAACAGTCGCATGCCCATAGATGACCCCAAGACTCATCTGGAATTGACGATGATTCACGAGGTAATGATCTTGGATAACAGTGGCTTTGATCTTGGGCTTATCTTTCAAGCAACGAATTTCAAATTTGTTATTTACGGAGCTTTAATTGCCAATATGTTTTTAGGTAATTTACCTTTATATGACGCCATTCCCATGTTTTTGGGCATTCAGGTAGTATTTGGCATTTGCATCGGGCTGATCGAATCCTTTATGGCACGTTACCGGATGACCCATAACGCTCAATTTGTACTGATCTTATCCTCATTATCTTTATTAGTTCTGTTTGGAGTTTTGATGTTGCTGAATAAATTTAATTCATAA
- a CDS encoding proton-conducting transporter membrane subunit, which yields MTLFYLAGSILLAGALFLNRNALINKTLVIIFLLLQVCYTAFLVIYQNCSDAIYFKSDALAILMTGTLTIIAIPALLHRYDYVYKEQDSPANRGMYYGAMVIFIMALTAGYTASHIAVTWIFVEITTLSTSVLTFHRRNAGSIEATWKYIFVCSISLVFVFIGILLLSLAMNNEYQAGMQYSTLVQLAPSLDPFWLKLAFIFIFTGYTAKLGLVPMYTAGIDAKDKAPAPASALFSSVLMNLGFVGILRMYIITEHASIHAWVNAIILITALLSIFVATVYLLKVRNIKRMLAYSSIEHMGIVMVGIGTGGIGYYAAILQLILHSFVKSSLFLQVGHLYKTFKSKEIFSIGNYFKYNTPGAVFLLLAFIGIAAIPPSGLFISEFYLVLALIQAHQWFVLILILILLTIILWTLGKNVFKILFVPPLGFNPKNIEKGNGYETLSHYLLLGLTVYLGFCPPQGFVNLIQSVVHSITF from the coding sequence ATGACTCTATTCTATTTGGCAGGTTCCATTTTATTGGCAGGCGCTTTATTCCTCAATCGCAATGCTTTAATAAATAAGACATTGGTAATTATATTTTTATTATTACAAGTCTGTTATACAGCTTTTCTTGTTATATATCAAAATTGTAGTGATGCAATCTATTTCAAATCAGATGCTTTGGCAATCTTAATGACAGGTACACTGACTATCATTGCCATTCCTGCTTTATTGCATCGGTATGACTACGTTTACAAAGAACAGGATTCGCCGGCCAACAGAGGCATGTATTATGGAGCTATGGTTATATTTATCATGGCTTTAACTGCCGGCTATACCGCATCGCATATTGCCGTAACATGGATTTTTGTCGAAATTACTACGTTAAGTACTTCAGTATTAACTTTTCACAGGCGCAATGCCGGATCCATAGAAGCCACATGGAAATATATTTTCGTCTGCTCCATTAGTTTGGTATTCGTTTTTATAGGTATTTTGCTCTTAAGTCTGGCCATGAACAACGAATATCAAGCGGGCATGCAATATAGCACACTTGTACAACTGGCGCCATCACTTGATCCTTTCTGGTTGAAGCTAGCTTTTATCTTTATTTTTACTGGATATACAGCTAAATTAGGATTAGTTCCCATGTACACAGCCGGCATTGATGCCAAAGATAAAGCCCCGGCTCCGGCGTCAGCTCTTTTTTCAAGTGTATTAATGAATTTAGGTTTTGTCGGAATCTTACGCATGTACATAATCACAGAGCACGCTTCCATTCACGCATGGGTTAACGCAATTATCCTCATTACAGCGTTACTTTCCATATTCGTAGCTACTGTTTATTTGCTAAAAGTCAGAAATATAAAACGAATGCTAGCCTATTCAAGCATTGAGCATATGGGAATTGTTATGGTAGGAATAGGCACAGGAGGAATAGGCTATTATGCTGCTATTTTGCAATTAATTTTACATTCTTTTGTCAAATCGTCTCTATTCCTGCAGGTCGGACATCTTTACAAAACCTTCAAGAGTAAAGAAATCTTCTCCATTGGCAATTACTTCAAATACAATACCCCGGGAGCAGTTTTTCTGTTGTTGGCATTTATTGGTATAGCGGCTATACCTCCATCAGGATTGTTTATAAGTGAATTTTATCTGGTACTTGCGTTAATACAAGCACACCAATGGTTTGTTCTGATTCTCATATTAATATTGCTGACCATTATTTTATGGACATTAGGAAAAAACGTATTCAAAATATTATTCGTTCCACCATTAGGTTTTAATCCTAAAAACATAGAAAAAGGGAATGGATATGAGACTTTATCACATTATTTGCTGCTCGGATTAACCGTATATCTGGGATTTTGTCCGCCACAAGGATTCGTCAATTTAATTCAATCGGTTGTTCATTCAATTACATTCTGA
- a CDS encoding NADH-quinone oxidoreductase subunit C, with amino-acid sequence MHAIVIKNYQRIPFSAIPALPYELFVPVILEELMIDDSCHCVNYVGFPHNDKVQLICCIANDKQHTIYVTSTIVTLNATLPSLTAHKLAFHIFERELNEQFGIQYTDHPWLKPVRYSFNRSDLNKTIANYPFYSIESEELHEVGVGPIHAGIIEPGHFRFICNGEQILHLEIQLGYQHRGIESLFVEKKKILQRATLAENIAGDTVIGHASTFARVWESLCETAVSPALQLERTLALEHERIAIHTGDLSAMCTDLAYQLGSSVFGRLRTPIINYFQEWTGNRFAKGLIRPNKTNFTFTKELATRWHEVISKFEPDFIEMYDMLSDLPSALARMEKTGIVNKETAQTIGMVGMAARASGLTRDIRMSHPEGWTTISHQPVIKRHGDVFSRVQIRKEEALQSIQYIRQIIELLPDADKGITEEKDALPDSFVIGLTEGWRGEICHCAITDKTGNLQCYKIKDPSLHNWLALGLAVRNNEISDFPICNKSFDLSYCGNDL; translated from the coding sequence ATGCACGCAATTGTCATAAAAAATTACCAACGTATTCCCTTTTCAGCCATCCCGGCTTTGCCTTATGAACTTTTTGTTCCGGTTATTCTGGAAGAACTGATGATTGACGACTCGTGCCATTGTGTTAATTATGTTGGATTTCCACATAATGACAAGGTTCAATTGATTTGTTGTATTGCCAATGACAAACAACACACCATTTATGTCACATCAACCATTGTAACACTTAATGCAACATTACCTTCACTGACAGCTCATAAACTCGCCTTTCACATTTTTGAGCGGGAACTTAATGAACAATTTGGAATTCAATACACTGATCATCCTTGGCTAAAACCAGTACGTTATTCTTTCAATCGATCGGATCTGAATAAAACAATTGCCAATTATCCGTTTTATTCCATTGAAAGCGAAGAGCTCCATGAAGTCGGAGTAGGCCCAATTCACGCAGGAATCATCGAACCAGGCCATTTTCGATTTATCTGTAATGGAGAACAAATCTTGCATCTGGAAATTCAATTAGGATACCAGCATCGCGGTATTGAATCCCTGTTTGTGGAGAAAAAGAAAATTCTGCAACGAGCAACATTAGCCGAAAATATAGCCGGCGATACAGTAATTGGTCATGCTTCAACTTTTGCCCGTGTTTGGGAAAGTTTATGCGAAACAGCTGTTTCTCCCGCATTGCAGCTTGAGCGTACCTTAGCGTTAGAACACGAGCGAATCGCCATTCATACCGGTGATTTAAGCGCCATGTGTACTGATTTGGCTTATCAATTAGGCAGTTCCGTTTTCGGGCGACTACGCACGCCTATCATTAATTATTTTCAGGAGTGGACAGGTAATCGATTTGCTAAAGGATTAATACGTCCTAATAAAACCAATTTTACTTTTACCAAAGAGTTAGCGACACGATGGCATGAAGTAATTTCAAAATTTGAACCCGATTTTATTGAAATGTATGACATGCTTTCGGATCTACCCTCGGCATTAGCTCGAATGGAAAAGACAGGAATTGTCAATAAAGAAACAGCTCAAACAATCGGTATGGTCGGCATGGCAGCCCGTGCAAGCGGATTGACCCGAGACATTCGCATGTCACATCCCGAAGGATGGACTACCATTTCCCATCAACCGGTTATAAAACGACATGGTGACGTTTTCTCGCGCGTTCAGATACGAAAAGAAGAAGCACTCCAATCCATTCAATATATCAGACAAATCATTGAATTATTGCCAGATGCTGATAAAGGTATAACAGAAGAAAAAGATGCTTTGCCAGACTCTTTTGTTATTGGATTAACAGAAGGATGGCGTGGCGAAATTTGTCACTGTGCCATAACAGATAAAACCGGCAATTTGCAATGTTATAAAATAAAAGATCCATCTTTACATAATTGGTTGGCATTAGGACTGGCTGTACGTAACAACGAAATATCGGATTTCCCGATTTGTAATAAAAGCTTTGATCTCTCATATTGCGGTAACGATCTGTAA